A single Budorcas taxicolor isolate Tak-1 chromosome Y, Takin1.1, whole genome shotgun sequence DNA region contains:
- the LOC128071059 gene encoding heat shock transcription factor, Y-linked-like, protein MAHISSEIQDGLPKDESTGSETSIRSSLYDDTLTGDSVLRSMIEEYAFQALSEDLVIKRPQYTYSVSERDEVNDFLSLTFPQKLWNIVESDQFESIWWDETGTCIVINEELFKKEVLERKKPFRIFETKSMKTLIRQLNLYGFNKKRQTFQRSASLPVFLEEENNMSLMTKLQTYYNPNFKRRYPQLLVRMQRRVGINNVSPIFSLVQDNKKHVKASVNKDDHNSEFLPETSGESAFSAPTSLRVPFIQKPHTSQIVTNTTVLSPCDLPTPPVISVRHTNQTVVDQPEVLKTLSIFNWHSQSSYTQVNGHVEDFATTTTSASQNHIVSPLQSSFFEMMVEPSKFPVRHSDMSSYDSPAPILQEKGNSWFSVPTIGNSRFSVPTIGYTSASSLSSKLINNHHYMKTMLIKTDLSNMCQIKEPRKD, encoded by the exons AAGATGAATCCACTGGTTCAGAAACCTCCATTAGATCTTCTTTGTATGATGACACACTTACTGGGGACTCTGTTCTGAGATCTATGATTGAAGAATATGCTTTTCAGGCTTTGTCTGAGGATCTTGTGATCAAAAGGCCACAATACacatattctgtctctgaaagagatgaggtgaatgattttctttcactcacatttccacaaaaactttggaatatagttgaaagtGATCAGTTTGAATCTATTTGGTGGGATGAGACAGGCACATGCATAGTGATCAATGAAGAACTCTTTAagaaagaagtcttggaaagaaagaagcctttcagaatatttgaaaccaaAAGTATGAAAACTTTAATTCGACAGCTTAACCTTTATGGATTTAATAAAAAGCGACAAACTTTTCAAAGATCGGCTTCACTacctgtctttctggaagaagaaaacaacatgtCTCTTATGACTAAg ttACAGACCTACTACAATCCAAATTTCAAAAGACGCTATCCCCAACTTTTAGTAAGAATGCAAAGAAGAGTTGGAATTAACAATGTGTCTCCAATATTTTCATTAGTTCAAGATAACAAGAAGCATGTTAAAGCAAGTGTCAACAAAGATGATCATAACTCTGAATTTCTTCCAGAAACGAGTGGAGAGAGCGCATTTTCAGCCCCCACAAGTTTACGTGTGCCTTTCATACAAAAGCCTCATACCAGCCAGATAGTCACTAATACAACTGTCCTATCTCCATGTGACTTACCTACCCCACCAGTAATATCAGTTAGACACACAAACCAGACTGTGGTAGATCAACCTGAAGTTTTAAAAACGTTGAGCATTTTTAATTGGCACTCACAGAGCAGCTACACTCAAGTAAATGGCCACGTTGAGGACTTTGCTACTACAACTACATCTGCTTCTCAGAACCACATCGTATCTCCATTACAGAGCAGTTTTTTTGAAATGATGGTGGAACCTTCTAAATTTCCAGTGAGGCATAGCGATATGTCATCCTATGACAGTCCTGCTCCTATCCTGCAAGAGAAAGGCAACTCATGGTTCTCTGTGCCAACAATCGGTAACTCACGGTTCTCAGTGCCAACAATCGGTTATACATCTGCCTCCTCTCTTTCAAGTAAACTCATCAATAATCATCATTATATGAAAACAATGTTAATTAAAACTGACCTATCAAATATGTGTCAGATTAAGGAGCCTAGAAAAGattga